TCGTGGGCTTGGACGGCCTGTTGCCAGGGGCCCCTCCGGGTGGGATCCCCTTCTAAATAGGAGACCCCGGATGGAGCCCTCCTTCCCCCTTGCAGGGAACGGGTCAGGACGGTGATCTCGTGCCCCTCCTGGGTCAACCGGTCGATCAGGCGCGTCCCGACAAACCCGGTTCCGCCCGTCATGAGGATCTTCATCGCTCCCCCCTCCGATCCCCTATTTTTTGTCTCCGATCAAGGGCAAGACCTTGTCGATGCGGAAATAGACGAGATATTTGGTCCTGTCTTTATAAACGGTATAGGCGGGACAGGGATCCTTCCTGCGGATCTGCTCGATCAGGACCGTGTCCTTCTCTTCCTTCAGTTTGGTCAGATAGAGCCTCTTTCCGACATAGCCCGGCTTGTCCTCCATGAAGAGGTAGGCGGCCTTGGGGTTCGACTGGAGGTTCTTATGCATCAACCGATCGGCCATGATGAAGGCGACCGTCCTTTCGCTGATGAAATGGGGCCTTCCGTAAATGGCCATCCCGACCTTTCCATCGGCATCCGCTGTGGCGATCACGCCCCGACCCTGGGTCTTCTCGAAATATTCGCTGAGCTTCATAATCCCCCTCCTTCGCTGGATTTAGAATCCTCTCCGTATCATGATAACTCGAAATTTTGAAAAAGACACGTTTCAACGGAGCTCCTGGACCTTCCTCACATATCGATCCGCATCGAATTTCCTCTTCAGGCCCTTGTCGTTCATGTACCTCACGGTCCCGAAGATGGGCCGTTCCGCCCAGGGGCGGTCGTGTTTCCCGAA
The sequence above is drawn from the Thermodesulfobacteriota bacterium genome and encodes:
- a CDS encoding pyridoxamine 5'-phosphate oxidase family protein, whose amino-acid sequence is MKLSEYFEKTQGRGVIATADADGKVGMAIYGRPHFISERTVAFIMADRLMHKNLQSNPKAAYLFMEDKPGYVGKRLYLTKLKEEKDTVLIEQIRRKDPCPAYTVYKDRTKYLVYFRIDKVLPLIGDKK